A genomic region of Scomber japonicus isolate fScoJap1 chromosome 5, fScoJap1.pri, whole genome shotgun sequence contains the following coding sequences:
- the phlda2 gene encoding pleckstrin homology-like domain family A member 2, translated as MKMSAAEISQILKEGELEKRSDNLLQFWKRKTCVLTTDSLNIYADTQKRTKGKELKLQSIKKVDCVERTGKFVYFTIVTTDNKEIDFRCPGEDNCWNAVITMALIDYQNRKAIQDFKTRQDNESASPGQQERRMARAP; from the coding sequence atgaaaatgtcagCGGCGGAGATCAGCCAGATCCTCAAGGAGGGAGAGCTGGAGAAGAGGAGCGACAACCTGCTCCAGTTCTGGAAGAGGAAGACGTGCGTCCTGACCACGGATAGCCTCAACATTTACGCCGACACACAGAAGCGCACCAAGGGCAAGGAGCTCAAGCTTCAGTCCATCAAGAAAGTGGACTGTGTGGAGCGCACCGGCAAATTCGTCTATTTCACTATCGTAACCACAGACAATAAGGAGATTGATTTCCGGTGCCCTGGGGAAGATAACTGCTGGAACGCAGTGATCACCATGGCCCTGATTGATTACCAGAACAGAAAGGCCATCCAGGACTTTAAAACACGGCAGGACAATGAGAGCGCGTCACCCGGACAGCAGGAGAGGCGCATGGCGAGGGCGCCCTGA